The Helianthus annuus cultivar XRQ/B chromosome 16, HanXRQr2.0-SUNRISE, whole genome shotgun sequence genome includes a window with the following:
- the LOC110919073 gene encoding uncharacterized protein LOC110919073, protein MEILNNIMSRAVSEGLFEGLQLPNGGPLLSHLLYADDAIFVGTWSRANLLSLNRILRIFSLLTILKVNLGKSRVFGIGACDFEVRDFASILNCHRGSFPFIYLGIPVGVNIRWVVNWKPVIDKFNSKLSTWKAKVLYLARRITLTKAVHGSDLEKDFLKYGFNIHSLLHCEIAYGDFACFLLDNWTGVGLLYDLFPSIFYLAGQKKIKVQDCYELVGSTLLWRWGWKRDPSSAQEWAECSLLMALLSQQKVKAGLDTWGWKGCSVYAFKVKSVRRELCEAKGNTFQNFDFIWNSWVPPKVNILVWRAIIRRLATKKALSRRGLQVRKTLCSMCHVVEEDVAMFSFHAQALEKCGCRF, encoded by the exons ATGGAGATTCTTAACAATATTATGTCTAGGGCGGTTTCGGAGGGCTTATTCGAAGGCCTCCAACTTCCGAACGGGGGGCCCTTGCTTTCTCATCTTTTATACGCCGACGACGCCATTTTTGTAGGAACGTGGAGTAGAGCGAACTTGTTGTCTCTAAATAGAATTTTACGGATTTTCTCTCTGTTAACGATCCTTAAGGTAAACTTGGGTAAAAGTCGGGTGTTTGGTATCGGGGCATGCGACTTTGAAGTGCGGGATTTTGCTTCTATTTTGAATTGTCATCGCGGATCCTTTCCTTTTATTTATCTTGGTATTCCGGTTGGTGTTAATATAAGGTGGGTGGTAAACTGGAAGCCGGTTATAGATAAGTTCAATTCTAAATTATCCACTTGGAAAGCAAAAGTTCTTTATCTCGCGAGAAGAATCACATTGACAAAGGCGGTTCATGGAA GTGACTTGGAAAAAGACTTTTTAAAATACGGGTTCAATATACACAGTCTTCTTCATTGTGAAATTGCTTATGGAGATTTTGCGTGTTTTTTGTTAGATAATTGGACAGGCGTAGGTCTGCTCTATGACCTCTTCCCGTCCATTTTCTACTTGGCTGGCCAAAAAAAGATTAAGGTGCAAGATTGTTACGAGCTAGTGGGATCGACTTTGCTGTGGAGATGGGGCTGGAAGAGGGATCCTAGTTCAGCCCAAGAATGGGCCGAATGTTCCCTTCTTATGGCCCTTCTTTCTCAGCAAAAAGTGAAGGCTGGTTTGGACACATGGGGATGGAAAGGTTGTTCGGTTTATGCCTTTAAAGTCAAATCAGTAAGAAGGGAGCTTTGTGAGGCGAAAGGTAACACTTTCCAGAATTTTGACTTCATTTGGAACTCTTGGGTGCCTCCTAAAGTGAACATTTTGGTTTGGAGGGCGATAATTAGAAGACTAGCGACTAAAAAAGCGTTGTCCAGAAGAGGCTTGCAAGTCAGGAAAACTCTTTGTTCGATGTGTCATGTAGTCGAGGAAGATGTCGCCATGTTTTCGTTTCATGCCCAAGCGCTAGAGAAGTGTGGGTGCAGATTTTGA